From a region of the Daphnia magna isolate NIES linkage group LG1, ASM2063170v1.1, whole genome shotgun sequence genome:
- the LOC116918548 gene encoding uncharacterized protein LOC116918548 yields the protein MFYQVLVRESDCTMFRFLWREPGTEDPIQEFQMTMVHIFGAVSSPTVCRFALQHLGKDAPEHLKEVARRIRSSFYVDNLLSSFDEVDEGVSISQKLVELLKLGGFDLVQFLSSSRSLLDQLPSSSRLVPELDLDFDGLPTERTLGYLWSCERDEFVFRFKKTEEAFSKRSILSAISSIYDPLGLLAPVVLVAKIILQDIWRLKGGWDEILPADILNRWGRFVEHLPMLELLNIPRSFLTSPQSAYRSFQLHAFSDASKDGFGVVIYLRAETSGEVEVSFVMAKVRVAPIHQLSIPKMELQGALLAVRHVPGVLNPADECSRGLCPSELDPNHRWYRGPEFLVLPPEQWPAQIPATELIDHEDESIGCFLIANPSGPVDDVVARADNLHRLIRIAAWIERFVRNIQILVHRRRARERSILDSNHEEAATGQSEQLKTGRQQSADELKSARLLLIRVSQRDSFPDDLSSLRKAKSVRPESRLLKLAVYLDDAGIIRVGGRLENAPISAEARHPAVLEPKHPLTRLFIRWAHISVAHGRADRTLAEVRARYWVLKGREATKSVITTCIYCSRMRAKPFQPMMAPLPAERVQPFSPPFTRIEVDYLGPFPISIGRRTENRWIALFTCLSTRAIHLEITPSMDVDSFLIAFTRFVSRRGAPTDVFSDNGTNLTAGERELREAVTRLNDVKIAGQLARKEIRWHFSPPAVPHFGGVWERLVRSCKEALRAILGQQTVKEETFATVVIEVEGLLNNRPLTDLGADPQEFEPLTPNHFLLGRPNPHLPADVIDPEI from the exons atgttttatcaagTGCTGGTTCGTGAGTCAGATTGCACaatgtttcgttttttgtggCGCGAGCCTGGAACCGAAGATCCTATTCAGGAATTCCAGATGACGATGGTGCACATTTTCGGTGCTGTCTCATCGCCAACGGTTTGCCGCTTTGCCCTTCAGCACCTTGGAAAGGATGCTCCCGAACACCTGAAGGAAGTCGCGAGGCGTATTCGTTCCAGCTTTTATGTGGACAACCTGTTGTCGTCGTTCGACGAAGTGGATGAAGGCGTTTCCATCAGTCAGAAGCTGGTTGAACTACTCAAGCTCGGTGGTTTCGACCTCGTCCAGTTTCTGAGCTCTTCGCGTTCGTTGTTGGACCAACTTCCGTCTTCCTCTCGTCTGGTTCCCGAGCTCGATCTAGATTTCGACGGTTTGCCCACCGAGCGCACGTTGGGGTATCTGTGGAGTTGTGAGCGAGACGagttcgtttttcgttttaagAAGACAGAAGAGGCCTTTTCAAAACGCTCGATTCTTTCTGCAATTTCGAGCATCTATGATCCCCTTGGTCTCCTAGCACCCGTCGTTTTGGTGGCGAAAATCATCCTTCAGGACATCTGGCGACTCAAAGGTGGCTGGGATGAGATTCTGCCCGCCGATATTCTGAATCGTTGGGGGCGCTTTGTGGAACATCTGCCGATGCTCGAACTGCTGAACATTCCGAGAAGTTTCTTGACTAGTCCCCAGTCGGCGTATCGTTCTTTTCAGTTGCACGCTTTTTCGGACGCATCGAAAGACGGTTTCGGCGTTGTAATTTATCTTCGAGCTGAAACCTCTGGCGAGGTCGAAGTCTCTTTCGTAATGGCCAAAGTGAGAGTTGCTCCCATCCATCAGCTATCGATTCCGAAGATGGAGCTTCAAGGTGCTTTGCTAGCAGTCAG ACATGTTCCTGGTGTACTTAACCCAGCAGACGAATGCAGTCGTGGTCTCTGTCCGTCCGAGCTCGATCCAAATCATCGCTGGTACCGTGGACCTGAGTTTCTAGTTTTGCCACCCGAGCAATGGCCGGCCCAGATTCCAGCTACTGAATTGATCGATCACGAAGACGAGTCTATTGGCTGTTTCCTAATCGCCAATCCTAGCGGGCCAGTAGATGACGTTGTGGCACGAGCCGATAATCTACATCGCCTAATTCGCATCGCCGCTTGGATTGAAAGATTCGTTCGCAACATCCAGATCCTCGTTCATCGGAGACGTGCCAGAGAAAGGTCTATTCTGGATAGCAATCATGAAGAAGCAGCGACCGGACAAAGTGAGCAGTTGAAAACGGGCCGGCAGCAGAGTGCGGACGAGCTGAAGTCAGCCCGTCTCCTTTTAATTCGTGTTTCGCAGCGCGACTCCTTCCCTGACGATTTAAGCAGTTTGCGGAAGGCGAAGTCCGTTCGCCCGGAGTCTCGGTTGCTGAAACTGGCCGTTTATCTAGATGACGCCGGAATCATTCGTGTTGGTGGCCGCCTCGAAAATGCCCCCATCAGCGCTGAAGCCCGTCATCCTGCCGTTCTGGAACCCAAGCATCCGCTCACCCGATTGTTCATACGCTGGGCGCATATTTCCGTGGCTCATGGACGAGCTGATCGTACTCTTGCGGAAGTTCGTGCTCGCTACTGGGTTTTGAAAGGACGCGAAGCGACAAAGTCGGTCATCACGACTTGCATCTACTGTTCCCGCATGAGAGCCAAGCCGTTTCAGCCGATGATGGCCCCGCTTCCAGCGGAGAGGGTCCAACCGTTCAGCCCTCCATTTACCCGTATTGAAGTGGACTACCTCGGTCCCTTCCCTATTTCAATTGGCCGGCGAACAGAAAATCGTTGGATTGCACTTTTTACCTGCCTCTCCACCCGTGCTATCCACCTCGAAATTACCCCGTCCATGGATGTGGATTCCTTTTTAATAGCTTTTACCCGTTTCGTCAGTCGTCGGGGTGCCCCGACCGATGTTTTTAGCGACAACGGTACCAATCTGACCGCAGGAGAGCGTGAGCTGCGTGAGGCGGTTACCCGCCTTAACGATGTGAAAATCGCTGGCCAACTTGCTCGGAAAGAAATTCGTTGGCACTTCTCCCCGCCTGCTGTCCCGCACTTCGGAGGTGTTTGGGAGCGTCTGGTTCGCTCGTGCAAGGAGGCCCTGCGCGCTATCCTGGGTCAGCAGACGGTGAAGGAGGAAACCTTTGCAACGGTCGTCATCGAAGTTGAGGGCTTGCTCAACAATCGACCGTTGACGGATCTAGGTGCGGACCCGCAAGAATTCGAGCCGTTAACCCcgaatcattttttgttggggCGCCCCAATCCCCACTTGCCCGCTGACGTCATCGACCCGGAAATCTAA
- the LOC116934159 gene encoding uncharacterized protein LOC116934159, whose product MDKENRRNSILKSATIPSNQPPVFEYDEDQTENFTSSRRKSFKKRVSFAGRDEIKEFQKHEVLTVQKLEKVLSQLQDETEFSKMGEIAGWHSEKENIGQQTLVLREISIVHDNMEITSLASIECDTIKSIAQEIEPRKISREYDCMDITSIASDECNKSESSVQEVEMEVCSDSVVQISGVAADEEHATIEELTLLCPQPILVENNFCFGKNPMEISVQQVEIPIVQEDTIPSCMSKNVTVKQSREECHETYEKMVEDINTNCSSGLLKTILNETEFISTELVQSDSCMLQKCNGIQEPVQEMKCFYFDESNECSLLAKQFNWEVAFFDSLLVFTKIHSYLTLKLKLDAEYTYQNVKHYVVEDIEIDTRKDVDKKWTRFGLMILENSLENINLREACSNTQDLPKLLYIVEEHTRMFVDFATEDSQKFELLANPRSIRFDAGYSDFNVTFESSNLENLSWVRISLNLIPRFPLSAKDISVESILGIVNKTELTNMISNIRPSTLYLTRIAECVEDFLKFQSVGNERKMLNCAKH is encoded by the exons ATGGAtaaagaaaacagaagaaattCA attttaaaatcaGCCACGATTCCATCTAATCAACCACCAGTTTTTGAGTATGACGAAGATCAAACGGAAAATTTTACGTCTTCACGGCGGAAATCTTTTAAGAAGCGGGTTAGCTTTGCCGGAAGGGATGAGATAAA GGAATTTCAAAAGCATGAAGTATTGACGGTTCAAAAGCTGGAAAAAGTATTAAGTCAACTTCAGGATGAAACTGAATTTTCTAAAATGGGTGAAATAGCTGGTTGGcattctgaaaaagaaaacataggTCAACAAACATTGGTACTGAGAGAAATATCCATTGTACATGATAACATGGAAATTACAAGTTTAGCAAGTATTGAATGTGACACAATTAAAAGCATTGCACAAGAAATCGAACCTAGAAAAATATCAAGGGAGTATGACTGTATGGACATCACAAGTATAGCAAGTGATGAATGCAACAAAAGTGAAAGCAGTGTTCAAGAAGTTGAAATGGAAGTGTGTTCTGACTCTGTTGTCCAAATTTCTGGTGTAGCAGCTGACGAAGAACATGCAACAATAGAAGAATTAACATTGCTGTGCCCCCAGCCCATTCTTGTTGAAAATAACTTTTGTTTTGGTAAAAATCCAATGGAAATATCTGTTCAACAAGTTGAAATACCAATAGTTCAAGAAGATACAATTCCTTCCTGTATGTCCAAAAATGTGACAGTTAAGCAGTCAAGAGAAGAATGCCATGAAACCTACGAAAAGATGGTGGAAGATATTAACACCAATTGTTCGTCAGggcttttaaaaacaattttaaatgAAACTGAATTTATAAGCACTGAACTGGTCCAGTCAGACAGTTGCATGCTACAGAAATGTAATGGTATTCAAGAACCTGTTcaagaaatgaaatgtttttatttcgaTGAATCAAATGAATGTTCATTGCTTGCTAAGCAGTTCAACTGGGAAGTTGCATTCTTTGACAGTCTGTTAGTCTTTACAAAAATTCACAGCTATCTCACCTTGAAACTTAAACTTGATGCTGAATATACCTATCAAAATGTCAAGCATTATGTCGTGGAAGATATTGAAATTGACACCAGAAAAG ACGTTGATAAAAAATGGACTAGGTTCGGCTTGATGATTCTTGAAAACTCTTTGGAAAACATTAACCTTAGAGAGGCATGCAGTAATACGCAAGATTTGCCGAAATTATTGTATATTGTTGAGGAGCACACTCGCATGTTCGTTGACTTTGCTACTGAGGATTCGCAAAAATTTGAGCTGTTGGCCAACCCTCGATCTATCAGATTTGATGCAGGTTACTCGGATTTTAACGTAACATTCGAATCATCAAATTTGGAGAACCTTTCCTGGGTACGAATTTCATTGAATCTAATTCCTCGTTTTCCCTTGTCAGCCAAAGACATATCTGTTGAAAGTATATTGGGGATAGTTAACAAAACTGAGCTAACAAACATGATTTCCAACATACGACCGAGTACCCTTTACTTGACTCGCATTGCGGAATGTGTCGAGGATTTCCTGAAATTCCAATCTGTGGgcaacgaaagaaaaatgcttAACTGTGCAAAACATTGA
- the LOC116934150 gene encoding integrator complex subunit 10 isoform X1, with protein MRTGIIDEMQENQLSDEEYVIYRTKNSHKHDLATAKAWMITAKTLFPRNFAVQLEAYTTQKSANNPKEAARYFSSLFFDFPNEAELWEEVQQITCALQKANGNIISQFHCDMFSHMLTEVQHQLLLAMAERAEDTLEHCRLMLVLLSMLPQFVDTHGKKLADTLLTSEKHSTYQTPVNCFRKLLVVDLLPTLLSSRTIDVPQKQLYRLILKSVDFYVSWFASGSTLIQGVEESELKAEEAWTNLFKIMFAMGRKLGWELSSMFSINNRELMCQNLWSFYHSTPLGGEDSPNFRQLIYCTTVVLVESLYEYVRKINPLSFQIPNQGNKVDYTPLLLVPAILPSRDNDQEPVLKRRKDDSSSSYSTLNVTVTKGCHVPTATTLLSSFLTAVSCWELLQQTEELRSEFAKICSHLRTETWLWLPSFVADVLLYQGLYSEALTKLQSLSSTLLNPQSLLLKSAGISFCLRNHFAATEKILHVIADLSAESSDPSGHLTIIPCSSSPHGKPPLHFMALNHTEIVQYSVSILVACFRDQAFRNGNCDFAIGHLIVLLQYDWPNNASLLEESLEKIRRQGQFAYKLFSSYVIQVDILEEIAFLVTDQGGAINMDIFPPSATQLATQRRMTTRRGDLGAREDFRAAMKRQMSRSQENIHNLIVQFMIREREAILQAMKI; from the exons ATGCGAACGGGAATCATTGATGAAATGCAGGAAAATCAACTTTCTGACGAAGAATATGTGATTTATCGCACAAAAAATAGTCATAAACATGATCTTGCTACAGCTAAAGCTTGGATGATAACTGCCAAAACTTTGTTTCCACGGAATTTTGCTGTTCAG CTTGAGGCATATACTACTCAAAAATCTGCCAACAATCCCAAAGAAGCTGCCAGATACTTTTCCAGCTT ATTCTTTGATTTTCCAAATGAAGCTGAATTATGGGAAGAGGTGCAGCAAATCACATGTGCACTACAGAAAGCCAATGGCAacataatatcacagtttCATTGTGACATGTTTTCACACATGCTTACAG AAGTGCAACATCAGCTATTACTTGCTATGGCAGAAAGGGCAGAAGATACGTTGGAACATTGTCGACTAATGCTTGTTTTGTTGTCCATGCTTCCACAATTTGTTGACACTCATGGA AAAAAACTAGCAGATACTTTGCTGACAAGTGAAAAGCATAGTACCTACCAAACTCCTGTTAATTGCTTTAGGAAACTGTTGGTAGTGGACTTGCTACCAACACTGCTTAGCTCAAGGACAATTGATGTCCCTCAAAAACAATTGTATAGACTTATCTTGAAATCAGTTGATTTCTATGTCAGCTGGTTTGCCAGTGGGTCAACATTAATTCAG GGAGTGGAAGAATCTGAATTAAAAGCAGAGGAAGCTTGGACAAATCtctttaaaataatgtttgCCATGGGCCGGAAACTGGGCTGGGAACTCAGTTCTATGTTTAGTATCAA CAACCGGGAACTGATGTGTCAAAATCTTTGGTCTTTCTACCATTCCACACCTCTTGGGGGGGAAGACAGTCCAAACTTTCGCCAGTTAATATACTGTACTACAGTGGTGCTAGTGGAATCGCTATATGAATATGTAAGGAAAATAAATCCCCTGAGCTTTCAAATTCCAAATCAAG GAAACAAGGTAGATTATACACCTTTATTACTTGTACCTGCAATTCTCCCTAGTAGGGATAATGACCAAGAACCAGTATTGAAACGTCGGAAGGATGATAGTTCCAGCTCATATTCAACATTGAACGTGACTGTGACAAAAGGATGCCATGTTCCAACGGCAACTACTTTGTTATCAAGCTTCTTAACCGCAGTTAGTTGCTGGGAACTTCTTCAACAGACGGAAGAACTTCGCAGCGAGTTTGCAAAAATTTGCAGTCACCTGCGCACAGAGACGTGGCTTTGGTTGCCCAGTTTTGTTGCAGATGTTCTTCTATATCAAGGGCTGTATTCGGAAGCCTTGACAAAATTGCAGTCTTTGAGTTCAACCCTACTTAATCCACAATCGTTGCTTTTGAAATCTGCAggcatttctttttgcctAAGAAATCATTTT GCTGCCACGGAAAAAATTCTGCATGTTATTGCAGATTTGTCAGCAGAAAGCAGTGATCCATCAGGTCATCTGACTATTATTCCTTGTTCTTCAAGTCCTCACGGAAAG CCACCATTACATTTTATGGCGCTGAACCACACAGAAATCGTCCAATATTCTGTCAGCATTCTGGTGGCATGCTTTCGGGATCAAGCTTTCAGGAATGGCAACTGCGATTTCGCTATTGGCCATCTTATCGTTTTACTTCAGTATGATTGGCCGAATAATGCAAGCCTACTAGAGGAaagtttagaaaaaattcGGCGACAAGGACAGTTTGCCTATAAGCTTTTTTCTTCCTACGTAATTCAAGTTGACATTCTGGAAGAGATAGCATTTCTGGTTACGGATCAAGGTGGAGCCATTAATATGGATATATTTCCTCCTTCTGCTACACAGCTAGCCAC GCAAAGGAGAATGACGACTCGAAGAGGAGATTTAGGCGCCAGAGAGGACTTCCGCGCGGCTATGAAACGGCAGATGAGTCGAAGTCAAGAAAATATCCATAATCTCATCGTACAATTCATGATCCGTGAAAGAGAAGCCATATTACAAgcaatgaaaatttaa
- the LOC116934150 gene encoding integrator complex subunit 10 isoform X2 — MAERAEDTLEHCRLMLVLLSMLPQFVDTHGKKLADTLLTSEKHSTYQTPVNCFRKLLVVDLLPTLLSSRTIDVPQKQLYRLILKSVDFYVSWFASGSTLIQGVEESELKAEEAWTNLFKIMFAMGRKLGWELSSMFSINNRELMCQNLWSFYHSTPLGGEDSPNFRQLIYCTTVVLVESLYEYVRKINPLSFQIPNQGNKVDYTPLLLVPAILPSRDNDQEPVLKRRKDDSSSSYSTLNVTVTKGCHVPTATTLLSSFLTAVSCWELLQQTEELRSEFAKICSHLRTETWLWLPSFVADVLLYQGLYSEALTKLQSLSSTLLNPQSLLLKSAGISFCLRNHFAATEKILHVIADLSAESSDPSGHLTIIPCSSSPHGKPPLHFMALNHTEIVQYSVSILVACFRDQAFRNGNCDFAIGHLIVLLQYDWPNNASLLEESLEKIRRQGQFAYKLFSSYVIQVDILEEIAFLVTDQGGAINMDIFPPSATQLATQRRMTTRRGDLGAREDFRAAMKRQMSRSQENIHNLIVQFMIREREAILQAMKI; from the exons ATGGCAGAAAGGGCAGAAGATACGTTGGAACATTGTCGACTAATGCTTGTTTTGTTGTCCATGCTTCCACAATTTGTTGACACTCATGGA AAAAAACTAGCAGATACTTTGCTGACAAGTGAAAAGCATAGTACCTACCAAACTCCTGTTAATTGCTTTAGGAAACTGTTGGTAGTGGACTTGCTACCAACACTGCTTAGCTCAAGGACAATTGATGTCCCTCAAAAACAATTGTATAGACTTATCTTGAAATCAGTTGATTTCTATGTCAGCTGGTTTGCCAGTGGGTCAACATTAATTCAG GGAGTGGAAGAATCTGAATTAAAAGCAGAGGAAGCTTGGACAAATCtctttaaaataatgtttgCCATGGGCCGGAAACTGGGCTGGGAACTCAGTTCTATGTTTAGTATCAA CAACCGGGAACTGATGTGTCAAAATCTTTGGTCTTTCTACCATTCCACACCTCTTGGGGGGGAAGACAGTCCAAACTTTCGCCAGTTAATATACTGTACTACAGTGGTGCTAGTGGAATCGCTATATGAATATGTAAGGAAAATAAATCCCCTGAGCTTTCAAATTCCAAATCAAG GAAACAAGGTAGATTATACACCTTTATTACTTGTACCTGCAATTCTCCCTAGTAGGGATAATGACCAAGAACCAGTATTGAAACGTCGGAAGGATGATAGTTCCAGCTCATATTCAACATTGAACGTGACTGTGACAAAAGGATGCCATGTTCCAACGGCAACTACTTTGTTATCAAGCTTCTTAACCGCAGTTAGTTGCTGGGAACTTCTTCAACAGACGGAAGAACTTCGCAGCGAGTTTGCAAAAATTTGCAGTCACCTGCGCACAGAGACGTGGCTTTGGTTGCCCAGTTTTGTTGCAGATGTTCTTCTATATCAAGGGCTGTATTCGGAAGCCTTGACAAAATTGCAGTCTTTGAGTTCAACCCTACTTAATCCACAATCGTTGCTTTTGAAATCTGCAggcatttctttttgcctAAGAAATCATTTT GCTGCCACGGAAAAAATTCTGCATGTTATTGCAGATTTGTCAGCAGAAAGCAGTGATCCATCAGGTCATCTGACTATTATTCCTTGTTCTTCAAGTCCTCACGGAAAG CCACCATTACATTTTATGGCGCTGAACCACACAGAAATCGTCCAATATTCTGTCAGCATTCTGGTGGCATGCTTTCGGGATCAAGCTTTCAGGAATGGCAACTGCGATTTCGCTATTGGCCATCTTATCGTTTTACTTCAGTATGATTGGCCGAATAATGCAAGCCTACTAGAGGAaagtttagaaaaaattcGGCGACAAGGACAGTTTGCCTATAAGCTTTTTTCTTCCTACGTAATTCAAGTTGACATTCTGGAAGAGATAGCATTTCTGGTTACGGATCAAGGTGGAGCCATTAATATGGATATATTTCCTCCTTCTGCTACACAGCTAGCCAC GCAAAGGAGAATGACGACTCGAAGAGGAGATTTAGGCGCCAGAGAGGACTTCCGCGCGGCTATGAAACGGCAGATGAGTCGAAGTCAAGAAAATATCCATAATCTCATCGTACAATTCATGATCCGTGAAAGAGAAGCCATATTACAAgcaatgaaaatttaa
- the LOC123474100 gene encoding uncharacterized protein LOC123474100, with amino-acid sequence MEEVVEEERMARSAFELAPKIDLREKRVTFPKPAVEKHPSSRPAILKPPPVRPPPTILATQVAKDVDVECPGCGGAHRLVSCPELQRKSPSERALVAKEKGVCFNCLGGKHRSADCRSKPACESTGCRACHHSLLHCAERVFPEKSTPRQFPSSVGGQECFQGPQTLAIAPRLTSDVLLAVVPVRLRAGCRTLDVFALLDTGSQATLLREDAANALGLTRRPRKIRFGTFHGKDPVIETRLVGFSVSSLEGDQSYKVSDAFVVPRLNVGQRKIKDVLASFDYLRDLNFPARDAGEVQILIGMDVQDAHLNIEVRRPPTGVRGPNAVLTPFGWCVVGKAYPLPAVEDPSINFVKLGTIEQLEECVERFWKTQSLPVREAPSTFMSSSDSAAMDQLESTIRHTGTRYEVGLPVRPHCPKLPDKKRVCTSQVLRTGEETSFTQRPSPSSYGADEGGVLQRPRSESHFYSSRFQGVVPTLSSGSTSNEAQQDSSRLRRCCPV; translated from the coding sequence ATGGAAGAGGTCGTGGAAGAGGAGCGGATGGCTCGTTCGGCATTCGAGTTGGCGCCTAAGATTGATCTTCGTGAAAAGCGTGTTACGTTTCCCAAGCCAGCCGTTGAAAAGCACCCTTCAAGCAGACCTGCAATTCTGAAACCGCCACCCGTTCGGCCACCCCCTACCATCTTAGCCACCCAAGTAGCGAAAGACGTAGATGTCGAGTGTCCAGGCTGCGGCGGCGCTCATCGACTTGTTTCTTGCCCCGAATTACAGAGGAAGTCACCGAGTGAACGAGCGCTGGTGGCGAAGGAGAAAGGCGTATGTTTCAACTGTCTTGGAGGAAAGCACCGCAGTGCGGATTGTCGTTCAAAACCCGCTTGTGAATCCACCGGATGCCGTGCATGTCATCATTCGCTGTTGCATTGTGCGGAGAGAGTTTTTCCTGAGAAAAGCACACCTCGTCAGTTCCCGTCATCCGTCGGAGGCCAAGAATGTTTTCAAGGACCTCAAACACTCGCCATTGCTCCCCGCCTGACATCTGATGTTCTCTTGGCCGTGGTTCCCGTCCGACTTCGTGCGGGTTGCCGGACTCTTGACGTTTTCGCCCTGCTCGACACCGGGAGCCAAGCTACCCTTCTGCGTGAAGACGCGGCTAATGCGCTTGGTCTTACGCGCCGGCCACGCAAAATTCGTTTTGGAACCTTCCATGGGAAAGATCCGGTCATCGAGACTCGTCTAGTGGGCTTCTCCGTTTCGTCGCTAGAGGGAGACCAAAGCTACAAGGTTTCCGACGCCTTTGTTGTGCCTCGTCTAAATGTTGGCCAACGCAAGATAAAAGATGTTCTCGCTTCGTTCGATTATCTTCGTGACCTCAACTTTCCTGCTCGAGACGCTGGTGAAGTCCAGATTTTGATCGGGATGGACGTTCAAGACGCCCATCTAAACATCGAGGTTCGTCGCCCTCCAACTGGAGTTCGGGGACCTAATGCTGTGCTCACCCCATTTGGCTGGTGCGTTGTTGGAAAGGCCTATCCATTACCGGCAGTGGAAGATCCAAGCATAAATTTCGTTAAGCTGGGAACGATCGAGCAGCTGGAAGAATGCGTCGAAAGGTTTTGGAAAACCCAATCTCTCCCAGTTCGTGAGGCCCCCAGTACATTTATGTCGTCGTCAGACAGTGCCGCAATGGACCAACTCGAATCGACCATTCGGCACACTGGAACGCGTTACGAAGTAGGCTTGCCTGTTCGCCCGCATTGCCCGAAGTTGCCGGACAAAAAAAGAGTTTGCACGTCGCAAGTTCTTCGCACTGGAGAGGAGACTTCTTTTACACAACGACCTTCGCCAAGCAGTTATGGCGCAGATGAAGGAGGTGTTTTGCAGCGGCCACGCAGTGAAAGTCACTTCTACAGCTCCCGGTTCCAAGGTGTGGTTCCTACCTTATCATCCGGTTCGACATCCAACGAAGCCCAGCAAGATTCGTCTCGTTTACGACGCTGCTGCCCGGTTTAA